GACCGCGAAACTGCGCCCCACCGGCCGGGGTTGCCCACTGGGGCGCAGCAGCAGCACCGGCAGCAGGCCCAGCACCTGCAAGCCCGTGGCGACCAGCAGGGCGGTGCGCAGGGCATCGACCCCCTGGGCGGGCACGTGGTTCACGGCGGCGTACCACTCGGGAATGCGCCCCCCGATCATGTTCCCCACGAAGCCCGAACCGGTCATCAGGGCGCTTTGCAGGCTGAACAGGGTCACGCGGTTTTTCTCGCTGCTGTTGTTCGCCATAAAAGGCGTGGACGACACCACCGTCAGGGCCGCCCCCGCCCCCTGAAGCAGGGCGCCCAGCACGATCAGGGACGCGCCCGGCGCCAGCGTAATGATGAGGGTGCCCACCAGCGCGAACACCGCCCCCAGCTTCAGGGTGTTGGCGTTGCTGATGCGCCGGGCCAGCGCCACCGCCGGCAGGCTCAGCAACGCCAGCGTAATGGCCGGCAGGGCGTTCAGAATGCCCTGCCACTGCGTGCCCAGCCCCAGGGCCCCCAGGTAGAAGTTCAGGAAAAGCATCATGAAGGCCTGCGACAGCCCGAACGCGAACGCCGACGCCAGGTACAGCCAGATTTGCCGCGAGAACCGCCAGTTCACCGTTCCCCCCAGCGTAGGGTGCAGAACCAGAGGCCAGCAGAACGTCTAGGCTTCGGCATGCTCCACCCCCACTTTCGGGCAGAAGGTGGCCATCAGGCACGCGGCGCAGTGGGGTTTGCGGGCGTAACACACGCGGCGGCCATGCAGGATCAGGCCGTGGTGCGTGAAGACCCAGCTGGCTTTCGGAAAGAGGCTTTCCAGATCGCTTTCCACCTTGTCGGGATTGGTCTGCACGCTCAGCGCCAGGCGGCGGGCCAGGCGGCCCACGTGCGTGTCCACCGCGATGGCAGGGTAACCGTAGGCGTTGCTCAGCACCACGTTGGCAGTTTTGCGGCCCGCGCCAGGCAGCGCCACCACCGCCGCGAAATCGTTCGGCACTTCACCGCCGTGACGCTCCACGAG
The Deinococcus fonticola genome window above contains:
- a CDS encoding MFS transporter → MNWRFSRQIWLYLASAFAFGLSQAFMMLFLNFYLGALGLGTQWQGILNALPAITLALLSLPAVALARRISNANTLKLGAVFALVGTLIITLAPGASLIVLGALLQGAGAALTVVSSTPFMANNSSEKNRVTLFSLQSALMTGSGFVGNMIGGRIPEWYAAVNHVPAQGVDALRTALLVATGLQVLGLLPVLLLRPSGQPRPVGRSFAVKDKRTMARLVLPNVLVGLGAGATIPFLNVFIEGKFDVDYASLGSLFAWTSLATAATALLQPLLVKKMGQIQAVLVVQASSLPFLAMLGFAPQLWMVTAAMFTRGALMNAAGPVYSAYAMSSLPEEDRQMYSAVNTIAWDLGWAASSILSGVVRGWLPFGAAFNLLFGWTLLMYLGSVVAIYLGLYRRAVRRPVTA
- the nth gene encoding endonuclease III; translation: MTSSSSVRLPRGAKTRAPQVLASLETLYPDAACELEFRTPFELLVATVLSAQATDVSVNACTPALFDAYPDALALSQAEPEDIEPFIRRIGLYRAKAKNLVGLARQLVERHGGEVPNDFAAVVALPGAGRKTANVVLSNAYGYPAIAVDTHVGRLARRLALSVQTNPDKVESDLESLFPKASWVFTHHGLILHGRRVCYARKPHCAACLMATFCPKVGVEHAEA